The nucleotide sequence TCCTGATACAGAGCACCCACCTCTCTCACAAACTCCATTTCCAGGCTGTTTTCTGATGTCTTTTCTACAGCGAAAATATGCGCAAAAAACCATGTGGCTGCTGCTCGGCTTCTGCCTGCTTTGTTCCACGATGACAGGCTGTGCTACAACTCCCTATGTCTACCAGCCCGCTCTGATCCAATCCCCCGAGCCTTTACTCGCAGAAGGAGAGCCCCAGATCGCGAGAGGCAAACGCAGACCTGTCATTGATGGCATTGGCTGGGTTGTCGGGATTCCCGGGAAAGTTCTGTTGTGGGACCGACGGATCGATAATCATAAAATTTCTCCGGAAACCGAAGCGACGATTGCTGCCTACCTGGAAAAGAACGGGCTGGAGCAGGTGAAGGTCCGCATTAATGAATACGATCCGGTGGGAGAATGGAAGCGACTGCGAAAGAATAAAGCTGTTGGGTGGGGCTGGCGCTATACCGCGGGCACTTTGACGGCTCTCTCCTATACGCTGCTGCCCGGACGGATTATTGGAGGCGACAACTACAATCCGTTTACCAATACGATCAGCCTCTATTCCGATCATCCCGCGGTCGCGTTGCATGAAGGGGGACACGCGAAAGATTTTGGAACCCGGAAATATAAAGGCACGTATGCGGTTGCGGGCGCACTGCCCATCATTTCACTCTGGCCGGAAGCGATTGCCACCAATGATGCATTAGGTTATCTGCGCGCGGAAGAAGACTATGAGCTGGAAGAAGAAGCGTACCAGGTGCTCTATCCGGCTTACGCGACTTATATCGCAGGGGCGGCAACTCCCTTCCTGCCTTATGGAGATCTGGCAGTGAAAGCGGGTACTGTGATCCCCGGTCATCTGGCGGGGCGCTGGAAAGCACGCGAAGTGAAACAGGAACAGCTCGCGCGGCATGCCCGGTCTGAATTGCAGCAGGTCTCAGCGACTCAAACTGAACCGAAGCCAAACCAGATGGATGAGAATTCACAGCAGATACAACAGGCTCACTTTGAACAGGCGGCCCGGCCTGACGGACAGGTAATGCAGACTGACAACAGCGTCAAACAAATGCAATTCAATCAGGCTGGTGAGTAGCTCAAGATCAGTTTGAAGGAGCGATTGTTGGGCTACCTACTTGGGTCAACCGCTCGTGAGGTTCATTGCACAGGGGGTAGCTGCTGGTAGAAGACAGCAGGATTTGAGCCAGTGTTGTTTCTGCAAAAGCGGTTTCTGTTTCACGCATGGCATCGTCGAGTTTACGGTGCAGCGGACATAAATTGGCACCATGCCCTTTTAAACCCAGCGGGCAAGTCTTAATGCGGCAGATTGGATCGACGGCATTGACGACTTCCAGCAGACTCAATTCCTCGGGAGTTTTGACCAGAGAGATACCACCGCCGATTCCCCGCTGTGAATGCACGACGCTTGACTGACGCAGACTCTGGAGCACTTTTGAAAGATAGGCCTGGGGTACCTTGGTGGCTTTTGCAATTTGTTCAGTAGTACAAGGATTGGGAGCCTGATCCGCGAGGTGGACAATCGCTCGGAGTGCATATTCAACAGTCTGGGAAAACATAGGAAGGTCCTTTAAACGATAATTGGACATTGATGTCTATTATGGCGTTTGTTATTCTTCAATTCAATCTCAAATTATTATAGTCGCTCCAGTCTGGGAGAAATCAAAAATGAAGCAGATTGATGAAGAAAAACTGGAATCAGATTTAGGCTATCGCTTTCAGTATCTGGTGGAATTTATTGGAATTACGGAAAACGATGTTCACGCAATTCACGCAGCCGCAGAGGCGGTAGCACCACTGGTTCCCTCGCTGGTGGATGCAGTCTATGATCAATTGTTCCGATATGATTGCACAAAACGACATTTTGTGCCACGCCAGTATGGTTACGAGGGACAAACTCCTGAGAGCCTTGAAACCCTGACGCTGGATC is from Gimesia maris and encodes:
- a CDS encoding RrF2 family transcriptional regulator — protein: MFSQTVEYALRAIVHLADQAPNPCTTEQIAKATKVPQAYLSKVLQSLRQSSVVHSQRGIGGGISLVKTPEELSLLEVVNAVDPICRIKTCPLGLKGHGANLCPLHRKLDDAMRETETAFAETTLAQILLSSTSSYPLCNEPHERLTQVGSPTIAPSN